CGCGAGGTGATCGTGTCTTCTTACCTGGACTTCTACAATCGAATTCATTGCGAGAGATAAACGCCGGCATGAATGACGCGCAGCCATTAATCAATATTGCCATATGTAGTTGTCAGCGCCCCCGGTTGCTGAGTCAGGCGCTGGGCAGTTTGGCGGCGATGCAGCGACCGCATGGCATTCGGCTGTTGATCTCTGTTATCGACAACGACCGAGACGGGTCAGCCAGACCTGTTTTTGATCAGTGGGCGCCGCATTTTGGCGACGAGCTTGTTTACCAGCTCGAGCGGAAGCGGGGCATTCCTTGTGCCCGAAATAACGCGATTGATGTGGCGCATGAGCACGGTGCCGATTACCTTATTTTTATCGACGATGATGAATGGGTAGAGCCAAATTGGCTATGTGAGTTGTATGGCTATGCCATACAGCTGGGGGGGCAAGCGGTCGTTCACGGTGGCGTGGTGCCCGAGTTGCCCGAGGGTGCGCCGGCGTATATGCGAGAAATTTTCTTTGAAAAACGTCGTGCCACCGGCACGGAGCTCGGTAGCTGCGCGACCAATAATGTGCTGATTCCTATCTTCGTTACGCGTGATTTGGCCTTGCGGTTCGACGAAAGTCGGCCACTCGCGGGGGGAACTGATACGATTTTCTTCTGCGCAGCTGTTGAGCGTGGGGTAAAAATTTTCGAGTGTGCGGACGCTCGCGTCCACGAGGAAATACCGCTATCTCGGCTGAGCAGTCGGTGGCTGGCTAAGCGCAAATACCGAGCCGGGATCACCTTGGCGCGAAGAAAGCGCGCGGCGGGACGAACCGTTACGAGCTTATTATTTTCCTCAATTGTGCAGATCGCGATGTATGCGTTACTGGCATTACTTGCCCGCATCAGTTTCTTACCCGTCCCCTATTACAAAGCGCTGATGAAGCTATCACGAAGCGTTGGGGTGCTGAGTGGCTTGTTTGGTGCAGAGGCTGACAGTTATAAGGAAATAGAGGGCGCATAGTGTCGCCGAGTATATTGTGATGAAAATATTGGTTACTGGCGGTGCAGGATTTATTGGCTCGGCGGTTATTCGCCACATCATGGCGAATACCGATCATCTTGTCGTCAACCTCGACAAGCTTACTTATGCGGGCAACCTAGAGTCATTGCCGGGCCTTGATGGCAATACCCGATACCATTTTGAGCAGGTCGACATCTGTGATCAGGCTGCCGTCGCGCGAGTCTTTGACGAGCACAGGCCCAGTGCGGTGATGCATCTCGCCGCAGAGAGCCATGTCGATCGCTCGATTGATGGGCCGGCAGAGTTTATACAGACCAATGTCGTTGGAACTTACGCCCTGCTGGAGGCGGCTCGCCGATACTGGCTTAGCCTTGATAACAAGGGACGCCAAGCGTTTCGTTTTCACCATATCTCTACCGATGAGGTGTACGGTGACCTGGAAGGGCCAGATGGACTGTTTACTGAAACCACGGCATATGCCCCCAGTTCGCCCTACTCGGCCAGCAAAGCGAGTTCCGATCATTTGGTCCGTGCTTGGGGGCGAACTTACGGCTTGCCTATATTGCTGACGAATTGCTCAAACAACTACGGTCCCTACCACTTTCCAGAAAAACTGATTCCGTTGGTCATTCTCAATGCTCTAGAGGGGAAACCTTTGCCTATCTATGGCGAAGGCGATCAGGTTCGCGACTGGCTGTATGTGGAAGATCACGCCCGGGCTCTGTTGACAGTTCTTTTGAAAGGTAAAGTTGGCGAGACCTATAACATTGGCGGTCACAATGAGAAGACCAATCTCAGTGTCGTTCAGTGTATCTGTGACCTCCTTGATAAGCGACGTCCTGATCGCCCGGCGGGCATTGAGAGTTACAGCGAGTTAATACGCTTTGTTCAGGATAGGCCTGGGCATGATAAGCGCTACGCAATCGATGCTGGAAAAATCCAGCGAGAGTTGGGTTGGGTTCCGCGAGAAACATTCAAAAGTGGCATAGAAAAAACCGTTGATTGGTATCTAGGTCACCTCTCATGGTGTCAACGGGTCCAAGATGGAAGCTATCAGCGCGAGCGGCTCGGAGTTACCCAAGGGGAAGAAAAATGAAGGGTATCGTTTTGGCGGGTGGAAGTGGCACTCGATTGCACCCCATCACCAAAGGAGTGTCTAAACAACTTTTGCCTGTTTACGACAAACCGATGATCTATTACCCGCTTTCAGTGCTGATGTTGGCCGGTATTCGAGATATCTTGATTATCACTACGCCGGAAGATCAGTCAGCCTTCAAACGCCTTCTAGGTGATGGACACGACTTTGGTATACGCCTGGCGTACGCTGAACAGGAGAAGCCGGAAGGCTTGGCGCAGGCCTTTATTATCGGTGAGGAATTCATCGGCGGTGAGAGTGTTTGCTTGGTTCTCGGCGACAATATTTTCTACGGGCAAGGTTTTCGCCCAATGTTGGAAGCCGCTGCGGAAAAGCGCTCAGGGGCGACGGTATTTGGCTATCAAGTCAAGGATCCTCAGCGTTTCGGCGTGGTTGAGTTTGACGATCAGAGACGGGCATTATCAATAGAGGAGAAACCCACCAAGCCGAAGAGCC
The DNA window shown above is from Spongiibacter tropicus DSM 19543 and carries:
- a CDS encoding glycosyltransferase family 2 protein, coding for MNDAQPLINIAICSCQRPRLLSQALGSLAAMQRPHGIRLLISVIDNDRDGSARPVFDQWAPHFGDELVYQLERKRGIPCARNNAIDVAHEHGADYLIFIDDDEWVEPNWLCELYGYAIQLGGQAVVHGGVVPELPEGAPAYMREIFFEKRRATGTELGSCATNNVLIPIFVTRDLALRFDESRPLAGGTDTIFFCAAVERGVKIFECADARVHEEIPLSRLSSRWLAKRKYRAGITLARRKRAAGRTVTSLLFSSIVQIAMYALLALLARISFLPVPYYKALMKLSRSVGVLSGLFGAEADSYKEIEGA
- the rfbB gene encoding dTDP-glucose 4,6-dehydratase; translated protein: MKILVTGGAGFIGSAVIRHIMANTDHLVVNLDKLTYAGNLESLPGLDGNTRYHFEQVDICDQAAVARVFDEHRPSAVMHLAAESHVDRSIDGPAEFIQTNVVGTYALLEAARRYWLSLDNKGRQAFRFHHISTDEVYGDLEGPDGLFTETTAYAPSSPYSASKASSDHLVRAWGRTYGLPILLTNCSNNYGPYHFPEKLIPLVILNALEGKPLPIYGEGDQVRDWLYVEDHARALLTVLLKGKVGETYNIGGHNEKTNLSVVQCICDLLDKRRPDRPAGIESYSELIRFVQDRPGHDKRYAIDAGKIQRELGWVPRETFKSGIEKTVDWYLGHLSWCQRVQDGSYQRERLGVTQGEEK
- the rfbA gene encoding glucose-1-phosphate thymidylyltransferase RfbA; amino-acid sequence: MKGIVLAGGSGTRLHPITKGVSKQLLPVYDKPMIYYPLSVLMLAGIRDILIITTPEDQSAFKRLLGDGHDFGIRLAYAEQEKPEGLAQAFIIGEEFIGGESVCLVLGDNIFYGQGFRPMLEAAAEKRSGATVFGYQVKDPQRFGVVEFDDQRRALSIEEKPTKPKSHFAVTGLYFYDSQVVDIAKKITPSERGELEITCINNAYLEKGELHVELLGRGFAWLDTGTHDSLLAAAHFVETIESRQGYKIACLEEIAYFRGWLTDNDIERLGHSLGKSGYGDYLLSLLSCK